The genomic interval TTACACACCATCGACGATGGCGCCACTGGAGCCTTTTCAGAGATGATTTCAGATTTAAAAGTTGATTTAAAATAGTTGATTGTAAAGTGTCAGACTGAAGTCGTTCGATACTGATGCTGTCTCGTTCCCGCAGGTCGTCAAATATTGACGCTTTGCGTTGGTGGTTTAGTCCGACTGCTGACCTGAAGagttggtatttgacaacctggcaGTGAGACTCAACAGTCAACTCTTTTTCAACAAACAGCACCTTTTAGAAATATAGGAGCCTCCTCAAATGtcaccatgtttatttttaatatcacGCAAATCCATTATTCATATCTGGCCTGAGTTGTCTGGAGTACCATCTAGTGGACTTCTCTTATGACGCGTAGTTATTAGAGATAAGAAGTTTATAAGATAAGAGATAAAAttatcctttattagtcccacagttgggaaatttgcagtgttacagcagctatgaggtacttatttattattattattattattattattattatcatatgcacagtaaaaacacagtggcttACACCATAAATTCAATAATACAGAAGTTTGGAAAGTGCTCTGTGGGTCGTAATATTGAGGAATATGTGAACAAACAACGCAGCTGGTTGTCTGCGTGAATACGtgcttaaaaagcaaaaacatatcCGGCTTTACAGCTTTTCCTCACAGCAATAACTTAACAGAAGAAAACCCTCTGATgtcttttcatgtttcatgcCCCTAAACTTGTCCCAGATCGTCCCCTTGATTCTGCACAATTCAAATTGAtagaaaagattaaaattaCAAAGATAAATTGAGTTTAACTGGAATTCTGCTTTAAttagatgctttttttttgtgtagtaGTGGGGATTTTGAGAAATTGTGTAACAGTCAGAGACTGTTTTAAGGCTTACTTTCTTGATTGACAGGGGAATTAACTTATCAAAGACTATTTTAGTGATtccttttttcatctaaaaaaaacttgaaggCTTTGAAACATCTATttagaaacttttttcttttattttgtcattgctGTTTGTTGTGAAATCAGTGTGTAACTAGTAGAAAAATGAGTGTTTATAACTGACAGGAAAAGCAAAAcgaagaaaaacacatattgtacatttttcttaCGTGTGTTGCCTCGTTTGTATCAAACGCTGCCAACTGTAAAGCCACCAAATCAATTAGTGACTGAGCAGcgactgcagcagcagagacgcTCGCTGTTTGCCCTTGCATGCGCGAGTTACTATCTTAACTTGGCAGCTGACACTTTGCCAGAGTGGATGTGCTGAGAGGTGTATTAGAAGTGATAATGAAGAACACACTTCCAGTTGAGAATGAGGCAATTAAAGAGGGGTGTAAACAGCAGAGGGAGGACGCAGTGTGACTTCCCTCCCTCCTGAGGGAATCCTCTCACACCTGAGAGGTCTGCGGCGAGCGCTCGCTCTGACGACGATTCTGGATGACAGTTAGCGACAGGAGGATGTAACGCGGTGCAGCGGGACGACAGCCGGGAGACCGAGAGCTGCACACTTAAAACGCGCCGCACCTGCAGCCCGGCGCATACTTTTGAGTTTTATGTTTAAGACATCAGGAGACTTTGCAAGAAACCTACAGGCTTAAACATCAGACATTATACAGCTGTGTTAAGTGCTCCTTGTGATGATTTAATTGgacttaaataataataataataacaataatatctttttagtttaatttttaatttaactttactttattcttttatttatttattttatcctttcatttaccttttatctGCCACTCAgagtatttaatttattaattattatagttattgttatcattattgtgattgttatttttaatattatttattttttatatttttatctattggttttattctttattctgcctctggtgtttcctcacttaccGGTTTAATTAAGTACTCTTATTCTAGTGCTTTCATTAATTacaaagtcttgtttttgttgttttgttgttttctggttttattgtatGTAAGCACTTTGTGTCAaagttttgcttgtatgaaaagtgtgtgtgtgtgtgtgtgtgtgtgtgtgataatacCAATTAAGACAGAATTGTAAAAAGTAATAACATGACATTTCTTGTTAtaaatttttgtttctttttcatgttataacagcagaaatgtttattAGCATATATAATGACACGTTTCTTCTaacaaggtattttttttatgtttttttgtgttgtaacaAGAcgttttcatgttataacaagaaacattcataacagaaatgtttattaatatatatgatGAGAAGTTTATTATtctaacaaaatatttttcatgtatttacaAGACATCTTTCTTGCATCTataacaagaaaagtttcttgttataacatgttttgtttgttttttatttatttgtttttaatgtattaatttattttattttttttatattttatttatttattattattattattttatttaaattttttattgtttaattttaatttaatttaatttaatttaatttaatttaatttaatttaattttttattttcactgtctgGTCCGGTCAGCTGTTTGACGCTTGCTTGTTTTTACTCAGGCAGTCTTTGGTCGCAGTGGAGGGGTCCTTTGCTGATGACGTCTGTGGTGATCTGGAAGATGTTGTAGCCGAAACTTGATATTCACTACgttgtcttttaaattattgttaaaatatttacacagatgCATAGTGCGTATTATAAGACTCAGAATGgatcaaactgcacatacaCCAAATTAAAaggtgagtgtttttttatttcgtGCCTCTAATTGTTAGCTTTTAGCAGTTTGAGAGTCGCGAGCTGTGATCAGCCAGCTCCAGCCGAACCTCTTTgaaaatattgccattttaaGATTGACGTTGTTATTGACAGTATTATTTACCTCAAAGTGCTTAAATCAAAATTGTTTCTAGTTCAGATGATCCATAATACGCAGTCGgcttataataatttaaaaatcaaccaCGTTATTTCAACAAAATCACAACTTTTGTAACCGGTGACCCAATTCTCGCCACCGCCTCTAACGTGACTCAAACTAGCTAATATTGTAGATTGGTGAGGGCAGACTGGGATTAGGATCGTGTCTAGAAATTATTAATAAGTGGTATTTGGAGTATCGGATACCAATTTGATTGATGTTTTGGGtttgggcatttttaaaaaactcttgAGCCCTGTTTTGTTGACGTGAACGTATGTTAGCGCGTAAGGCCGAAAATCGGCATGTTGCTGATCGGggtttggttttagtttttctcTAGATACTTAAAGCGGAACGGATAATCTTGTGATCGTTAACGGAGGTAACGTGAGATTACAGACGAGTCGGTGGGtgcagctttaaccctttgagcccAGAgtaattggcttttttttatttccaaaacatggaaacagggcaatgagcaacaaaagaagaagtaatccgaaaaaatagaaagaaattagtaaaaaaaaaaaaaaaaaaaaaaaaaaaagtacaagaaaattaactaaaaattagtaaaaaaaaaaaaaaaaaaaaagaagaaatttcaaaaagactgaaaaggAAAGTCAAAACAAAGCAGGGAAATGATCCAGGAAAGTAATTTAATTCTGCAACCTAATCacatgaaaatgaacaaaatagtttttagctttttttccaaagacaTTTTCCCCAGATTTgtactaattttattttaaatttgtggacCATTTCAACAAGTTGCTTCATGCtttatttccacacattttggtaaaaaatcGCACCAATTAGCTGAggattcaaagatttaaatacttgtgaaagtcaGTTAGCGTTATCTAGCTATTGTTAGCTTCTTACATACACATAATACTGAGAGAATCAGCTTTACACTGATGTcagttttttctaaattatcaAGGATATCATTAAAGAAACAGTTTCAGGTTTGTCACATGTATTCCTGCTCCACTGAACAGTTAAACAGGTAGATGAGGTGAGCAAACCACAAAGTGTGACACCTTTTAACTCGCCATCCGTGCTGTAATATGTAATACGACATTTGTTCTCAGCTTCAGGTCAGACTAAAGAAGAGTCCTACAGCCCAGCCATGCCCCAGAAACCCCAAAAGAGCGCCCAGACGGCCCACTACATCGAGCTGGGAGGTTACCAGTACTGGCCGGTGCTGGTGCCCCGAGGAATCAGGCTGTACACCTACGAACAGATCCCGGTGTTCCTGAGGGAGAACCCCTACATCACAGATGGATACCGAGCGTACCTGCCCTCCAGACTGTGCAtcaaaaggtgacaaagaattTGTATTAAatggatactttgctgattttctttcttcttttttttgtaaatgttttttttttttttttttcacttttatttgatAAGACAGTTTAAGCGTGGCGAGGATGTAGCCTTTGTACGTGGGGCagccgctctaccaactgagctgcTGGACAccctgttttgctgtttttaaccagctttatattaaaacaatgcacatattatgtgtagatgaactgtgctaactgaaaatatcacaatacacaGCGAGAACGTGCAATAGTTAAACAGAATATAAAGCTAATGCACAGAAACCCGTCTGAAAAGATGTCTTCTGCTGGCCttctttaaaacatatttttattgtttttttgagcGCATGCAAACTGCCAcacagcagagcagaaacacaatCGTAAAATGAAATGAGCGTATACACGTATGTGTTCATAAACACTCACATGCatacagaaacataaacaaaccaaaaaatgtgaagttgcacaaaataaaaaaataaaagccctttaattgataggacagcacaagtgtgacaGGGGGTggatgcagcaaagggctgaggctggaatcgaacccacggccgctgcggTGACGACACAGCCTCTTAACTGgtgcccgctctatccactgagccaccaggcacccttAGATGTTgccttgtacttttatttttgttggcaTTTCTCTTCACAAACAGCAACTGACAATTCCTGCACGCTATacctttgatttgatttttaaggtttttcgGGGTTTGGCCTTTATTAGATGCGACAggttaagtgtaaaaaaagaagagagaggggatgcaAAGACCCAAAAAACCTCTGTACATGTGGCGCCCACTACCtttgattagattagatttgatttttattattttgagctttACACAGTGTGCTCGGTGTTGTTGAGAGCGCTCGGTCTGGAAACGGAGAAGAgagaatgagctgttttcacGTTTGTAAATCCTCTGTGCAGCCTCTTCATTCTGTCTAATGAGACGGTGAATATCTGGAGCCATCTGTTGGGCTTCctgctcttcttcttcgtcGGGGTGTACAACATGTCCTCTGTGCTGCCGGCCATCGGCGCCTCCAAAGAGGACTACGTCATCTACTCCATCGGGCTCTTCTGCTTCCAGGTACAAGTTTTCCAGTTTTCTTCAGCCGTGATAGAAATTAGGACGCCATCTTCCAGCTTACATGTTGACCGGCTGGCTGGTTTGCAGATACAACAGTGAGGCCGTGCTGAAGATTAAAGCCGGCATCCCTAATATTTTTTAGTCTTTATAGTGTTATTAAACGCCCCTGTACGATGGACTATTATTAAGCACAAAAAGCAGCTCAGTAGCTGCGCCTCTCCTTCGTCAGCTTTTCTCTAATGTTGATCATCTTGTTTGGTCAGATCTGTGCACGAAACGCTGCCAATAAAACCTGCCCCataaagaaatgagaaaatgggATTAAGATACCGTATTAACCCTtaggactgtttggtgcattttacgcacttttcgttcttcatttttttgataattttggctgtgttcatgcatatggcatacattttttcaagactgtgtgtttttgtttaatcagtgaatttccagctcagctcctacaataagtctaaaatacacggtggaaactaaatagttacattcatacttttaaggtcaaaaaatgctccattgaaacccattcaaactgacatttttgatcccacagccgtcaaagcagaaaaacaggacttgtgtttatttctgggcttttgctctggaatttgtcacttttactatttttttctacctgatgatgttattttcaccatgtttggcattataaagaaaatacatgctatttccaccaggtgacctgtcacaataacaacccaaccaaaaaaaaaaaaaagaaatctgctttatatgtagtatatttaaaaatgattcagtttcatctaaaaatacagtgacatcatgaaaaaaaaaactggcatttacaAAGTTTGAATTCTTATAATTAATGAATAGTTTaaatttatgattaggactgatgttggtaaaaaaatacactcagtgaaagtagaaaataatattaatctataatatttttttaatttttaaagtgcattttataTGCAGAtcaatacgagtgtgtgtaatattaaagcgggcccaaagggttaataccTCTGACATTACAGattgttgtctttattttgtcagAGGTACAGATCTCAGCTTTTAGTATAAATATCTGTCTAATGTCAAAGAATGAACACGTTTTGAGACCAAattctagcttttttttctccggTAATAAATCATAAATGGGGATTCAGCTGCAGAATGAATCTCAGGTCTGTTCTCGTCATTTCTACCTTTGGCCAAGTTTACCTAGGCAGGGcttgttttatgttatgttacaaCATGGTTTCTCCTTATGTTGAGCAATGTGGTGATTTAGCCAAATATCCTGGAAACTGAAGATGTGGCAGTTGCATGGTGTTACCTTAATCTGAGCGGTTACAGAAGGACATCAGACCTTATCCAAAATATTGGCAGTTCTTctcaacaaatgaaaaataatcagtCCAGCAGTTGGCTGGACCAGGCTTGACAACCGGAGTCTTCAagtccaatttaaaaaaaatatgagtgtatcgggaaaaaaaggcagaattttGAGCTGAAAATGGTTAAATCATAATATTTTCTTACTTGTTACCTCGCTGTCGTATCACATCCTTCGCTGCTGTAATGCCTGACTCTCCCCTCGGCGTCTCCTCTGGATCCTCAGCTGTGCATGCTGTGCTCGGTGGGTTATCACCTGTTCTGCTGCCATCGCTCGGAGAAGACCAGCCGCCGCTGGATGGCGCTGGACTACGCCGGGGTGTCCATCGGCATCCTGGGCTGCTACGTCCCCGGAGTCTTCTACACCTTCTATTGTAATAATGTAAGTTCACTTTATGATTCATCTTAACATTTGATCTCTGATTTGTCTTGAATTTATGCGTGCATGTTAATTTAGGGTGTAGgaacacagaaaatgtacccgCCGCTTCGCTTCTTTACGTCACGGCTCAGAGCGTCAGGTCGGATCAGATGGACTTTATTGATCCACACAGGGAGACTGAAGTTtcacagcagcaaaaataaaaaaataggttttataGTATTGataactttgaaaaaaactggAGGATTGTATATAATAAAATCTTTGTGTCGAAATTTCAAATTTGGGATATAACAAACTCCGacacaaaactgtgtttaaatgctttcagaaaatgtttaatcaaaactgaactttcaacatcataaagagcaagttccctgcaacttttttagttatttatttttttataacattcagtgaaaaattaagtaaaaaatgaatgaatataaacTGGTCTGCATGTGAcagcctctagctcacctgctag from Plectropomus leopardus isolate mb chromosome 6, YSFRI_Pleo_2.0, whole genome shotgun sequence carries:
- the paqr3a gene encoding progestin and adipoQ receptor family member 3a → MHSAYYKTQNGSNCTYTKLKASGQTKEESYSPAMPQKPQKSAQTAHYIELGGYQYWPVLVPRGIRLYTYEQIPVFLRENPYITDGYRAYLPSRLCIKSLFILSNETVNIWSHLLGFLLFFFVGVYNMSSVLPAIGASKEDYVIYSIGLFCFQLCMLCSVGYHLFCCHRSEKTSRRWMALDYAGVSIGILGCYVPGVFYTFYCNNYWRQVYLVTVLAMILTVFFAQIHPHYLSKQWKQLRSLIFCLVAGYGLIPTVHWICITGGFSSELVQAFVPRVLGMYFIAALALIFYVSKVPERYFPGQLNYLGSSHQVWHLLLVLMFYWWHQSSCFIMAYRHSQPCPDVSHHA